The following are encoded in a window of Pongo abelii isolate AG06213 chromosome 14, NHGRI_mPonAbe1-v2.0_pri, whole genome shotgun sequence genomic DNA:
- the GPR12 gene encoding G-protein coupled receptor 12 — protein sequence MNEDLKVNLSGLPRDYLDAAAAENISAAISSRVPAVEPEPELVVNPWDIVLCTSGTLISCENAIVVLIIFHNPSLRAPMFLLIGSLALADLLAGIGLIINFVFAYLLQSEATKLVTIGLIVASFSASVCSLLAITVDRYLSLYYALTYHSERTVTFTYVMLVMLWGTSICLGLLPIMGWNCLRDESTCSVVRPLTKNNAAILSVSFLFMFALMLQLYIQICKIVMRHAHQIALQHHFLATSHYVTTRKGVSTLAIILGTFAACWMPFTLYSLIADYTYPSIYTYATLLPATYNSIINPVIYAFRNQEIQKALCLICCGCIPSSLAQRARSPSDV from the coding sequence ATGAATGAAGACCTGAAGGTCAATTTAAGCGGGCTGCCTCGGGATTATTTAGATGCCGCTGCTGCGGAGAACATCTCGGCTGCTATCTCCTCCCGGGTTCCTGCCGTAGAGCCAGAGCCTGAGCTCGTAGTCAACCCCTGGGACATTGTCTTGTGTACCTCGGGAACCCTCATCTCCTGTGAAAATGCCATTGTGGTCCTTATCATCTTCCACAACCCCAGCCTGCGAGCGCCCATGTTCCTGCTGATAGGCAGCCTGGCTCTTGCAGACCTGCTGGCCGGCATTGGACTCATCATCAATTTTGTTTTTGCCTACCTGCTTCAGTCAGAAGCCACCAAGCTGGTCACGATCGGCCTCATTGTcgcctctttctctgcctctgtctgcAGCTTGCTGGCTATCACTGTTGACCGCTACCTCTCACTGTACTACGCTCTGACGTACCATTCGGAGAGGACGGTCACGTTTACCTATGTCATGCTCGTCATGCTCTGGGGGACCTCCATCTGCCTGGGGCTGCTGCCCATCATGGGCTGGAACTGCCTCCGAGACGAGTCCACCTGCAGCGTGGTCAGACCGCTCACCAAGAACAACGCGGCCATCCTCTCGGTGTCCTTCCTCTTCATGTTTGCGCTCATGCTTCAGCTCTACATCCAGATCTGTAAGATTGTGATGAGGCACGCCCATCAGATAGCCCTGCAGCACCACTTCCTGGCCACGTCGCACTATGTGACCACCCGGAAAGGGGTCTCCACCCTGGCTATCATCCTGGGGACGTTTGCTGCTTGCTGGATGCCTTTCACCCTCTATTCCTTGATAGCAGATTACACCTACCCCTCCATCTATACCTACGCCACCCTCCTGCCCGCCACCTACAATTCCATCATCAACCCTGTCATATATGCTTTCAGAAACCAAGAGATCCAGAAAGCGCTCTGTCTCATTTGCTGCGGCTGCATCCCGTCCAGTCTCGCCCAGAGAGCGCGCTCGCCCAGTGATGTGTAG